A region from the Lolium perenne isolate Kyuss_39 chromosome 4, Kyuss_2.0, whole genome shotgun sequence genome encodes:
- the LOC127347577 gene encoding CRM-domain containing factor CFM3, chloroplastic/mitochondrial, with the protein MAFSPALHLHLHLHHPPRLHHLFLSSSPLSSSSAHYPWLSAWSRPRRGLGPPAPALDLRPEPSPTSDSDDEDSVGTSRHSGRSTMSLILRRLQRAGYSPDSQTASQHPRRGSVEDVFRADDGVLPNARGGFDDDAESSLVDARFPWERPMPPPEAAARAARSPAWMAELTLPEPELRRLRHAAMRIKSKTQVGGAGVTREIVAKIKDKWRTDEVVRVKVNGTPALNMRLFHEILERKTGGLVIWRSGTSVSLYRGVAYDVPETTKGTNRTWQTLGTKSSSKVPPIPTLPPNENVNGMEDSNGALISNAEKEEIVESVPEIIYEEEIDRLLDELGPRYSDWPGSNPLPVDADLLPATVPGYKPPFRVLPYGVRRSLSRKDTTNLRRLGRGLPPHFALGRSRQLQGLAAAMVKLWERSSIAKIALKRGVQLTTSERMAEDIKKLTGGVMLSRNNDFVVFYRGKDFLSTELADALLEREKSMNSLLDEEQARLNPRLSFASSTEAFVEATVAGTLGETLEANSKYGNELDENHTDKMTRTVEAAKHADLVRKLEWKLAIAEKRIGKAQRVLGKVELGLKPTEDTKPPETITDEERFMFRKLGLRMKAFLLLGRRGVFDGTVENMHLHWKYRELVKILVKAKSFADVKRTALSLEVESGGVLVSVDKVSKGYAIVVFRGKDYRRPSMLRPKNLLSKRKALARSIELQRMEGLSRHIGKLNRRVNQLRFELVQIEKVKDQGDEELYARLDSAYSSEDEDVEDEDDESYLRSFDNLAVGSTAEDDDDSSYDEDDDSAEDNGDYSQEDEDVGGEEDTEGSDYEDDAGEDEDLEPSVISAVSFCRDMGSDCSDGDLGSKSEGSSDADDIRNSSAYREDLI; encoded by the exons ATGGCCTTCTCCCCCGccctccatctccatctccacctccaccaTCCGCCTCGCCTCCACCACCTCTTCCTCTCCTCCAGCCCcctttcctcctcctccgctcacTACCCATGGCTCTCCGCCTGGTCCCGGCCCCGCCGCGGCCTCGGCCCGCCCGCCCCCGCGCTCGACCTTCGCCCGGAGCCATCCCCAACCTCCGACTCCGACGACGAGGACTCCGTAGGCACCAGCCGCCACTCCGGACGCTCCACAATGTCTCTCATCCTCCGCCGCCTCCAGCGCGCGGGCTACTCACCCGACTCCCAGACCGCCTCCCAGCACCCGCGGCGGGGCTCCGTGGAGGACGTCTTCCGCGCGGACGATGGCGTGCTTCCGAACGCCCGCGGGGGGTTCGACGACGACGCCGAGTCCTCGCTCGTGGACGCGCGGTTCCCGTGGGAGCGCCCGATGCCGCCGCccgaggcggcggcgcgagccGCCAGGTCGCCGGCGTGGATGGCCGAGCTTACGCTGCCTGAACCCGAGCTTCGGCGCCTGCGCCACGCGGCGATGAGGATCAAGTCCAAGACCCAGGTGGGCGGCGCTGGGGTCACGCGGGAGATCGTcgccaagatcaaggacaagtggAGGACAGATGAGGTTGTCAGGGTCAAGGTCAACGGCACGCCTGCGCTTAACATGCGCCTCTTCCACGAGATACTCGAG AGAAAAACAGGGGGGTTGGTAATATGGAGGTCAGGAACTTCTGTTTCTCTATACAGGGGAGTAGCCTATGATGTACCTGAGACCACTAAGGGAACAAATAGGACTTGGCAGACTCTTGGTACTAAGTCGTCAAGTAAAGTGCCTCCTATCCCTACCTTGCCACCTAATGAGAATGTAAATGGCATGGAAGATAGCAATGGAGCTTTGATATCTAATGCTGAGAAAGAAGAAATAGTTGAATCAGTCCCGGAAATCATATACGAAGAAGAAATTGACAGGCTGTTGGATGAGCTCGGCCCGAGATACAGTGACTGGCCTGGATCCAATCCATTGCCAGTAGATGCAGATCTGCTTCCTGCAACTGTTCCAGGCTACAAACCCCCTTTCAGAGTTCTGCCATATGGAGTACGTCGATCTCTCAGCCGAAAGGATACTACCAATTTACGACGTCTTGGTCGTGGACTGCCTCCTCACTTTGCTCTCG GCCGGAGCAGACAACTCCAAGGATTGGCAGCTGCTATGGTGAAGTTATGGGAGAGAAGTTCCATTGCAAAAATTGCTTTGAAAAGAGGAGTGCAGCTTACTACCAGTGAGAGGATGGCTGAAGATATCAAA AAATTAACAGGTGGGGTAATGCTTTCAAGGAACAATGACTTCGTAGTCTTCTACAGAGGGAAAGATTTCTTGTCCACCGAACTTGCAGATGCACTGCTGGAGAGGGAAAAATCAATGAATTCCCTACTAGATGAGGAGCAAGCGCGGCTAAATCCAAGACTATCTTTTGCTTCCAGCACTGAGGCATTTGTAGAAGCCACTGTGGCTGGTACTCTTGGAGAGACTCTTGAAGCTAACTCTAAATATGGAAATGAACTGGATGAAAATCACACGGACAAGATGACAAGAACTGTAGAAGCTGCAAAACATGCTGACCTTGTAAGGAAGTTAGAGTGGAAGCTTGCAATC GCAGAGAAAAGGATAGGAAAAGCTCAAAGAGTGCTTGGAAAAGTCGAGTTAGGCTTGAAGCCAACTGAAGATACCAAACCACCTGAAACAATAACAGATGAAGAGAGGTTCATGTTCCGGAAACTTGGTCTAAGAATGAAGGCATTTCTGCTCCTTG gaagaagaggagTTTTTGATGGCACAGTCGAAAATATGCACTTGCACTGGAAATACAGGGAACTGGTGAAAATACTAGTGAAAGCAAAGTCTTTTGCAGATGTCAAGAGGACAGCGCTGTCACTTGAAGTTGAGAGTGGGGGTGTTTTAGTTTCTGTGGACAAGGTCTCCAAAGGCTATGCCATTGTTGTGTTTCGTGGGAAGGACTATAGACGACCTTCCATGCTACGACCCAAGAATCTTTTGTCAAAGAGAAAGGCCTTAGCTCGGTCCATTGAGCTACAGAGAATGGAG GGTCTCAGTCGTCACATTGGGAAGTTAAATAGAAGGGTGAATCAACTGAGATTTGAACTG GTCCAAATTGAAAAAGTCAAGGACCAAGGAGACGAGGAGCTTTACGCCAGACTAGATTCTGCGTATTCGAGCGAGGATGAAGATGTAGAG GATGAGGACGATGAGTCTTATCTCAGGAGCTTTGACAACCTGGCTGTCGGATCCACTGCTGAGGATGACGATGATTCTAGTTACGATGAGGATGATGATTCTGCTGAAGATAATGGTGACTACAGCCAAGAGGATGAAGATGTCGGCGGTGAAGAGGATACTGAAGGTTCTGACTATGAAGATGACGCCGGCGAGGACGAAGACCTCGAGCCCTCTGTAATTTCTGCTGTTAGTTTTTGCCGTGACATGGGTTCGGATTGTTCTGACGGTGACCTAGGAAGTAAATCAGAGGGGAGTAGTGATGCAGATGACATTAGAAACTCATCAGCATACAGGGAAGACCTCATATAG